The Panthera leo isolate Ple1 chromosome C2, P.leo_Ple1_pat1.1, whole genome shotgun sequence genome window below encodes:
- the LOC122230002 gene encoding 5-hydroxytryptamine receptor 3E-like isoform X2, producing the protein MEGSWFHKERFLLFLALGLLLQGRGSTFIINCSGFGQHGGYPTVLDSVFERKAFRPVTNFSIPTLVNISFTMSAILDVVWDNPFIRWNPEECEGITKISVATKNLWLPDIFIVEFMNVDKTPKGLTAYVSNEGRIRYKKPMKVTSICNLDIFYFPFDQQNCTLTFSSFLYTVENMLLGMEKEVWEIADTSRDIVQTHGEWELLGINKATPKMSLGTSLYDQIMFYVAIRRRPRLYIINLLVPSGFLVAIDALSFYLPAESGNRAPFKITLLLGYNVFLLMMNELLPTNGTPLISVYFAMCLSLMVVSLLETIFITYLLHLATSQPPPMPQWLHSLILYCTSPTKCCPTALQKRNKAMGLPPAHLPGVKEPVELVGKMPGPRETELNGCPGSTKAQQEDETQKQHLADLWVQFSHMMDTLLFRLYLLFMTTSVVTVIVLWNT; encoded by the exons ATGGAAGGAAGCTGGTTCCACAAAGAGAGATTCCTCTTATTCCTTGCTCTCGGTCTTCTACTTCAAG GAAGGGGCAGTACTTTCATCATCAACTGCTCAGGGTTCGGCCAGCATGGAGGGTATCCCACTGTTCTGGATTCAGTGTTTGAGCGGAAGGCCTTTCGTCCAGTCACCAACTTCAGCATCCCCACCCTAGTCAACATCTCCTTTACTATGTCTGCCATCCTAGATGTG GTCTGGGATAACCCATTTATCAGATGGAACCCAGAGGAGTGTGAGGGCATCACGAAGATAAGTGTGGCAACCAAGAACCTATGGCTCCCGGACATTTTCATCGTTGAGTT CATGAATGTGGATAAGACCCCAAAAGGCCTCACAGCATATGTGAGTAATGAAGGTCGCATCAGATATAAGAAACCCATGAAGGTGACCAGCATCTGTAACCTGGACATCTTCTACTTCCCTTTTGACCAGCAGAACTGCACCCTCACCTTTAGTTCATTCCTTTACACAG TGGAGAATATGTTGCTGGGCATGGAGAAAGAAGTGTGGGAAATAGCAGACACATCCCGGGATATCGTTCAAACCCATGGAGAGTGGGAGCTCCTAGGCATCAACAAGGCCACCCCAAAGATGTCCCTGGGCACCAGCCTATACGATCAGATCATGTTCTAC GTGGCCATCAGGCGCAGGCCCAGACTCTACATCATAAACCTTCTGGTGCCCAGTGGCTTTCTGGTTGCCATCGATGCCCTCAGCTTCTACCTGCCAGCAGAAAGTGGAAATCGTGCCCCATTCAAGATAACCCTTCTGCTGGGCTACAATGTCTTCCTGCTCATGATGAATGAGTTACTACCCACCAATGGCACCCCCCTCATCA GTGTCTACTTTGCCATGTGTCTGTCCCTGATGGTGGTCAGCCTGCTGGAGACCATTTTCATCACCTACTTGCTGCACCTGGCTACAAGCCAGCCCCCACCCATGCCTCAGTGGCTCCATTCTCTGATCCTCTACTGCACCAGCCCAACAAAGTGCTGCCCCACTGCACtccagaagagaaataaagccatgggcctcccccctgcccacctgcctg GTGTGAAGGAGCCAGTAGAGTTAGTGGGGAAGATGCCAGGTCCCAGAGAGACAGAGTTAAATGGGTGTCCTGGGTCAACAAAGGCCCAGCAGGAAGATGAGACTCAGAAGCAGCACTTGGCCGATCTGTGGGTGCAGTTCAGCCACATGATGGACACCCTGCTCTTCCGCCTCTACCTGCTCTTCATGACCACCTCCGTGGTCACAGTCATCGTCCTCTGGAACACCTAG
- the LOC122230002 gene encoding 5-hydroxytryptamine receptor 3E-like isoform X1 gives MEGSWFHKERFLLFLALGLLLQGRGSTFIINCSGFGQHGGYPTVLDSVFERKAFRPVTNFSIPTLVNISFTMSAILDVDEHLQLLSSFLWLEMVWDNPFIRWNPEECEGITKISVATKNLWLPDIFIVEFMNVDKTPKGLTAYVSNEGRIRYKKPMKVTSICNLDIFYFPFDQQNCTLTFSSFLYTVENMLLGMEKEVWEIADTSRDIVQTHGEWELLGINKATPKMSLGTSLYDQIMFYVAIRRRPRLYIINLLVPSGFLVAIDALSFYLPAESGNRAPFKITLLLGYNVFLLMMNELLPTNGTPLISVYFAMCLSLMVVSLLETIFITYLLHLATSQPPPMPQWLHSLILYCTSPTKCCPTALQKRNKAMGLPPAHLPGVKEPVELVGKMPGPRETELNGCPGSTKAQQEDETQKQHLADLWVQFSHMMDTLLFRLYLLFMTTSVVTVIVLWNT, from the exons ATGGAAGGAAGCTGGTTCCACAAAGAGAGATTCCTCTTATTCCTTGCTCTCGGTCTTCTACTTCAAG GAAGGGGCAGTACTTTCATCATCAACTGCTCAGGGTTCGGCCAGCATGGAGGGTATCCCACTGTTCTGGATTCAGTGTTTGAGCGGAAGGCCTTTCGTCCAGTCACCAACTTCAGCATCCCCACCCTAGTCAACATCTCCTTTACTATGTCTGCCATCCTAGATGTG GATGAACATCTACAGCTCTTGTCATCATTCCTGTGGCTGGAAATG GTCTGGGATAACCCATTTATCAGATGGAACCCAGAGGAGTGTGAGGGCATCACGAAGATAAGTGTGGCAACCAAGAACCTATGGCTCCCGGACATTTTCATCGTTGAGTT CATGAATGTGGATAAGACCCCAAAAGGCCTCACAGCATATGTGAGTAATGAAGGTCGCATCAGATATAAGAAACCCATGAAGGTGACCAGCATCTGTAACCTGGACATCTTCTACTTCCCTTTTGACCAGCAGAACTGCACCCTCACCTTTAGTTCATTCCTTTACACAG TGGAGAATATGTTGCTGGGCATGGAGAAAGAAGTGTGGGAAATAGCAGACACATCCCGGGATATCGTTCAAACCCATGGAGAGTGGGAGCTCCTAGGCATCAACAAGGCCACCCCAAAGATGTCCCTGGGCACCAGCCTATACGATCAGATCATGTTCTAC GTGGCCATCAGGCGCAGGCCCAGACTCTACATCATAAACCTTCTGGTGCCCAGTGGCTTTCTGGTTGCCATCGATGCCCTCAGCTTCTACCTGCCAGCAGAAAGTGGAAATCGTGCCCCATTCAAGATAACCCTTCTGCTGGGCTACAATGTCTTCCTGCTCATGATGAATGAGTTACTACCCACCAATGGCACCCCCCTCATCA GTGTCTACTTTGCCATGTGTCTGTCCCTGATGGTGGTCAGCCTGCTGGAGACCATTTTCATCACCTACTTGCTGCACCTGGCTACAAGCCAGCCCCCACCCATGCCTCAGTGGCTCCATTCTCTGATCCTCTACTGCACCAGCCCAACAAAGTGCTGCCCCACTGCACtccagaagagaaataaagccatgggcctcccccctgcccacctgcctg GTGTGAAGGAGCCAGTAGAGTTAGTGGGGAAGATGCCAGGTCCCAGAGAGACAGAGTTAAATGGGTGTCCTGGGTCAACAAAGGCCCAGCAGGAAGATGAGACTCAGAAGCAGCACTTGGCCGATCTGTGGGTGCAGTTCAGCCACATGATGGACACCCTGCTCTTCCGCCTCTACCTGCTCTTCATGACCACCTCCGTGGTCACAGTCATCGTCCTCTGGAACACCTAG